The following proteins come from a genomic window of Veillonellales bacterium:
- a CDS encoding PIN domain-containing protein: MTTIELFVIDTNTIIRYFHDVFHEDVELSNRTRRLVQAALNPFEENIKLSIPSIVFVEIYEKWLKNEEFSKKFHYEVFLPIKESPNIEIKPIDKEVLFELLKISGSLEHHDLHDKIVLASAMSLQCKLVTSDTKLIQYVEETRIIPEVIN; the protein is encoded by the coding sequence ATGACTACCATAGAGTTATTCGTTATTGATACGAATACCATAATCAGATATTTCCATGATGTTTTCCACGAAGATGTAGAGTTATCGAATCGGACGAGGAGGTTAGTTCAAGCTGCCTTAAATCCATTTGAAGAAAATATAAAGCTAAGTATTCCTTCAATTGTATTTGTAGAAATCTATGAAAAATGGCTTAAGAACGAGGAGTTTTCAAAGAAATTTCATTATGAGGTATTTTTACCCATAAAAGAATCCCCTAATATTGAGATAAAACCAATTGACAAGGAAGTATTATTTGAACTGTTGAAGATTTCAGGTTCTTTAGAACATCATGACCTTCACGATAAGATTGTATTAGCGTCTGCTATGTCGTTACAATGTAAATTAGTCACTTCTGATACAAAGCTAATCCAATATGTAGAGGAAACTCGCATCATTCCTGAAGTAATTAATTGA